The nucleotide window CCACGTATTCCGCGTCGCCTCCAGCCTTGACTCCATGGTGGTGGGCGAGCCGCAGATTCTGGGCCAGGTTAAAGAAGCCTATGCTCTGGCGCGCGGGATGGGGGCGATACATTCCGGGCTGGACGCGCTGCTCTCACGCGCCTTTGCCGTGGCTAAGCGCGTGCGCTCAGAGACTTCAATCGGCAGCTCCAGCGTTTCCATTGCGTCTGTCGCGGTGCAGCTGGCGGAAAAGATTTTCGGTTCGCTGGAAGACAAGACAGTCTTTCTGGTGGGCGCAGGCAAGATGGCTGAACTCGCTGCGCGACACCTGATCGCTCACGGTGCAAAGAACATTATCGTAAGCAACCGCACTTATGATCGAGCAGTGGAACTGGCAGAGGAATTTGGTGGCCGGGCCGTTTCTTTCGATCAGTTGCACGAAACCTCAGACAGCGCTGACATCATTTTGACTTCAACCGGCGCTCCTGAGCCGATCTTTCGCCGCGAACATGGCGAGCGCCTGCTGAAAGGCCGCCGCAACCGGCCAATGTTTTTTATCGATATTGCCGTCCCTCGCAACGTGCATCCGGACATGAACAAGCTGGACGGAATGTTTGTGTATGACGTGGATGATCTGCAGTCGGTAGCTTCAGACAATGCCAGTGAACGCAAGAAAGAAGCCGAGCGGGCGGAAAAGATCATTGAACTTGAGGTGGATCGATTTGCTTCGCGCATGAAGTCGCTGGCCGTGGTGCCGACGATTCTTTCCCTCC belongs to Terriglobia bacterium and includes:
- the hemA gene encoding glutamyl-tRNA reductase, encoding MNFHVIGVNHNSAPLEVRERLAVPEAQLPDAIRSLVQQPGVDEGMVLSTCNRVEVVTSTKQGADLRGFLGSYFGVSPMALNSHIYEFEQREAVRHVFRVASSLDSMVVGEPQILGQVKEAYALARGMGAIHSGLDALLSRAFAVAKRVRSETSIGSSSVSIASVAVQLAEKIFGSLEDKTVFLVGAGKMAELAARHLIAHGAKNIIVSNRTYDRAVELAEEFGGRAVSFDQLHETSDSADIILTSTGAPEPIFRREHGERLLKGRRNRPMFFIDIAVPRNVHPDMNKLDGMFVYDVDDLQSVASDNASERKKEAERAEKIIELEVDRFASRMKSLAVVPTILSLQEYCETIRQAEIDRIRGKLGTITPEQEAAIEAMTRGIINKLLHTPITTLKSSTDHPEAATIHEMIRRLFNLNTGKPKE